ctttctatacagttttgtcatgtaataactaatttgcataaacatgggcatatgggaaagacatgcaaatgagcagaatctgccttgtttttaagctgaaaaaccatttgcatggaaaatttgcgatctacactactcatgaacagcgtcatctattggtttcatagtcttatgacaagagtaatagtattggcttatactgcaagtaggtagggatagcagGCTGGGTTCTAGTTCAGTTCAGGGACTCACTGTCCTCATCTGTCCCTATATACAGTCATTAcactttttatctatttttttaggGGGGAGCTGAAGTAATAAAAAAACTGTGAATGAgccatatagattttttttttccattacaacaTCCCACTCTATGGGATACAGTTTCAGATGCGGTGATGTCTATAATATTAAATTTTCATTGTTTATTTTGATTTTTGGGAAAGGGGGGTTGGTTTGAATTTATattgtgaggggtagctttctttcaggggatcatcctcaatgatacggcttcaggacaccaagtttaaggtccaaacatttATTGTGGCAAACCAGCAAAAGCAgaacaacaaaacaataaacactcgcccgtccaggctctaactaatacattaACGTCCCTGACTCAACTATTAggtacagttcacaccctgtgaaccgatgcggctttcccagccaatgtcccacagcctcctggctgtacagagcacagtacactCACTGTCTCAAGTCTAATGTCTCTTGTGGGGTATTAAGGCTCAGTAGTCGACCTGACTCTGGCCCTGTGACCCTCCCAGGCgttgctgcgtcccccaactccaagcTACCAcccagcctcgtggcccctcagccttgccctgcTGAGACCACACTCCCAGAgcttccaggcctctgtccacgagtaacacactccccccttttactgacaccctgggaggtgctttatgccagcctgagtacctccagctggtctcacctgtggtggaataggggtatgGACCGAACTATGTGTGAGATCGGTcactgtctatatatatatatatatatatatatatatataaagaaggaaaaatccaaggcagcacacaagttatccgtgaaaaaaaagggtgtttattgacccatatgtggacagcaacgtttcagctctctcaatggagcctttgtcaagccatagtgtTCAGTGCAACATCAGGTGCTTATAAAGCATACAAATTTACAACAATCTcattacatgattatacatcaattatatcaaaaactgtaaaatattccaGTGAACATGACATCATAAAGTGAAATTATACACAGTGCATTCAAACACTGTACTATATATAAAACAGTGTCACAAATAGTAATTAAAAAACATCCACCTACATGATTGTGATACATACATATCATAAGGCAATCATCAGTGCCAGGTGCCCCTACTTGTGTTAATCACAAAACGATAAAATCTTTAACATATTTACTTCTAGATGTCCCATGTGCAGCGGAAGATCGCAGGACCCGTTCGGCGTCCGGAactcggcactgcgcatgcgcgagacgagCTTCATCACGCGAGATGTTCTGGGTATGCGGAGATCGGCGGCCCacatccaagatggccacacGGCAGCACAGGCGAACTGGGCATGCTCATTCCCCACACTGGGCGGGTAGTCAAGCAGCATACATAGCGGTCATGTGAGGAGTCACATGATACCATCACTAGGCAACGGACCTGTCAACCTTTGTTTATAGAGCTACAGCAACGTAGCATAAGGGGGTACAGCGGACCATTCCAAATCTGTGGCACACACCACTTCTACATGTTGCCGCCTCGTCCCCAAATATTATACACGTTCAGGTCCATCTACCATCTCCATTCACACTTAAGCTCTCCAAGTATGCGGCCTCCATATGGAATACAATCAGAGGCAGCAAAATATGGGGGATCTAGTGAGCACAGGTGCGACCGTGAGGTAACACCCTGTCACAGAATCCCCAATAGGAGAGCCAAGCTAATGCAGTCACACAATACATGAGATCACCATCCCCACCGTACGTGTAATGTGGAAATTCGCTGCCACAGAacgcctgcgtcaccaagcaccaCCCACAGGTGCGGGTCCCCGACGTCCGCCCCTCCACATCCTAGCGATCAAAAAGCTTGTGTTGATGTTGAAACGCCGTTCCAGTCCTGCCGTCCTCCAGTGCCAAAACATGTCATCCATTGTAAAATAAAGTGTCACTTTGATCTACAAAGAAGTgatgaatataaaaacaatattagTTATTAGCTTAAACTATAGCAATTGCACTTGTACATGACCTTGTACATGACCTCGGTACATGACCGATTTTGGCCAGTGGTTTTGACCATATAGACGAATTCAAAATACCGCCATTATGTTCCTTTCGGAGAAGCCGAAACCTAGGTGACAAATTGGTTAGAACAGATGTTGGATCCAGGAAGGTTGACTGCAGCACGTATTTTGGCTCCACACGGAGGGGCTGTTATCCGTGCTGTAGTTGTGTCAATTGCCCCTATATGATTAAGGGTGACTCCTTTGTCAATCCAGCCACTGGGAAAACAGTCCGTATTAAACAATACCTTACATGTGATTCATCCTATGTTGTTTACTTGCTAACTTGTCCCTGCGGACTATGGTATGTCGGGGAAACAACCTGGGATGTCAAAACAAGGTTGAATCAACATAGATATACCATAAGGAAGAAGAGGCTGGACTTACCTGTTCCCAAGCACTTTATAGATGTAGGCCATCAAGAACGGGATTTAAAATTTAGGATTTTAGAACAAGTGCCCTTACCCAGATGGGGTGGGGATAGGACGACACGTCTGAAAAGAAGGGAGCTCTACTGGATTTATGAGTTAAAGACTCTTAAACCAACAGGGCTCAATGTTGATTTTAGGGTGGTGTGATGTCTCTGTTCATGTTGTATGTCTGTTTTCCTATAGGTATGTCTGTTGATGTGGGTTGTCCGAGTGATGTGTAGTGTCCCATGTTTTGTCCTATTTGTGGGGTTCTGGTGAATTGAGCCTCTTCTCTCTTGTGTAAGGTCATGTACAAGTGCAATTGCTATAGTTTAAGCTAATAActaatattgtttttatattcatcACTTCTTTGTAGATCAAAGTGACACTTTATTTTACAATGGATGACATGTTTTGGCACTGGAGGACGGCAGGACTGGAACAGCGTTTCAACATCAACACGAGCTTTTTGATCGCTGGGATGTGGAGGGGCGGACGTCGGGGACCCACACCTGTGGGtggtgcttggtgacgcaggcgtTCTGTGGCAGCGAATTTCCACATTACACGTACGGTGGGGATGGTGATCTCATGTATTGTGTGACTGCATTAGCTTGGCTCTCCTATTGGGGATTCTGTGACAGGGTGTTACCTCACGGTCGCACCTGTGCTCACTAGATCCCCCATAATTTGCTGCCTCTGATTGTATTCCATATGGAGGCCGCATACTTGGAGAGCTTAAGTGTGAATGGAGATGGTAGATGGACCTGAACGTGTATAATATTTGGGGACGAGGCGGCAACATGTAGAAGTGGTGTGTGCCACAGATTTGGAATGGTCCGCTGTACCCCCTTATGCTACGTTGCTGTAGCTCTATAAACAAAGGTTGACAGGTCCGTTGCCTAGTGATGGTATCATGTGACTCCTCACATGACCGCTATGTATGCTGCTTGACTACCCGCCCAGTGTGGGGAATGAGCATGCCCAGTTCGCCTGTGCTGCCgtgtggccatcttggatgtGGGCCGCCGATCTCCGCATACCCAGAACATCTCGCGTGATGAAGctcgtctcgcgcatgcgcagtgccgagtTCCGGACGCCGAACGGGTCCTGCGATCTTCCGCTGCACATGGGACATCCAGAAGTAAATATGTTAAAGATTTTATCGTTTTGTGATTAACACAAGTAGGGGCACCTGGTATTGATGATTGCCTTATGATATGTATGTATCACAATCATGTAGGTGGATGTTTTTTAATTACTATTTGTGACACTGTTTTATATATAGTACAGTGTTTGAATGCACTGTGTATAATTTCACTTTATGATGTCATGTTCACtggaatattttacagtttttgatataattgatgtataatcatgtaatgAGATTGTTGTAAATTTGTATGCTTTATAAGCACCTGATGTTGCACTGAacactatggcttgacaaaggctccattgagagagctgaaacgttgctgtccacatatgggtcaataaacacccttttttttcacggataacttgtgtgctgccttggatttttccTTCTTTATACCTAATCTGGACCAGGTCCGTGGCCCTTTTCAAGGTATTGCACCTGCTCATAAATTGTGTGCTGCTCTTCtattttttactatatatatatatatatatatatatatatatatataaaaaattgacatttttattggactCCAAAATGCAATAATCAGATTGTAATTTGTATGAAATAATGGAATTTTATCCATTACACTATACAAAGATCAGTTACAATTCATTTCTGCCACCTGCAGACCTGAgttgtaatatacaagtaattTAGTAGCTTAGTACAGGCTATAGCTTATAACAGCAATGGAACGCCTTCCCTGATCTCAGCCAGGGGGGGTTCTTCTGTACAGGAAGCATGTGCTTCCGGGATTTCAGCCTTTCAGATGCTGTCGTAACATTTGACCAGGGCATGTGAGtagttaaatgtccgcgatcagCATTACCGCCGATCGCAGACGTTAGCTtctggtgtctgctgtgtgaaacagcagggaGCCGGTTGCTATGGCGCTTGCTCCACTCTGGAGTGGgccccatctttaaagacccaatgTGAATTAATAGGGGAGAGGTTAAGTGATTTGGGGAACATGTCCGTTCTTTGGAACAAGGGGTTGGATCACCCCCACTTAATTCAACCTATGTATCAGTAAGATGGAGTTGTGACAATCAGCTGTGTTCCTCTTTTATGAAAATGACTAGACGCATGATGGCTAACCACTCAGCTTTTCCTTACTATTTTGCATCTAGTTATGCATCCACTGGAGGATTCCGATTGGTGAGTGGTCCCTCTCTCCCCGCCCACAATGTCATTTACATAATTGTGCTGTACTTGTTTGCACAATATCTGCTTTGTggtgtttttattaatttttatctaTGATGAATTCAATTAGATTGTTTAGGTAATTTTATCACTTATCAATTatgttcattatgatgtcactacCCGTGCTTGATGTATTTAAATCACTACAGTATGTTTGTATATTATAATGTGCTTGAAAAAAGCTCCAGGTGGGAGATGAAATGTTGGGTTTTTCAGGAAGAGAGGAATACATCTACTACTTTTTTTCACATCCCTGGAGTGCTGTGATCCTTTCTACAATTGATAGGTATACATCCAGTTACGTATCTACTTAGACTCTACATTCCTGGCTTCCATATGGATGAGTGTCTAGGCAGGACTGGTATCTAAAAAGTACTGATAGGAAGCCATCTTGGTTGAAAAGAAAGACACAAGAATTTATGAGCATTTAGCATTTCTATTCAAGAAGGTTGTGTTCTTTCATATTTGCCCATTATTAGTTTTGGACATAACTGATATACAGAGGAGTCCAATTTCTTGCACCACTGTTTAACTTTACTCAGTTGAATCAAAGGGTCAGCTAAAAGGTCTCTGGAATCAAGGTTGAAGAGCCTCATCATTTCACAATGATTAGAGTAAATATactttatgtgtatatatattcacAAAGACAGACGTACAATCCCACACATCCCGGAGACCTTCACAAGCTGCTGGTGAGTATTATATTTCCAGTCTCCTAAATTTGGGGCTAATTCTCCTTGTCTTTCTGCAGAAATTTTTGATAATCTTCTTTTCTATTGGTGGCTTAGTTGCTTGTAGTTTGCAGTCATCCCATCTTGATGTTTGTTTTTCTGTCAATGTAATCTTGTGCTATGAAACTTGTCCTAACTATGGACTCTGATGGTGGACAATTTCTGAAGTTTCTATTTTATGGTCATTAACGGGATTGAGAACTCAACAGGCAGAGTGTTGATACCTACACGCAGGTGAAGCTCACCTGATAACTTCAGGTGGGGTGAATATACTGTATTTGGACATCTGCATTTGAGTGGGTAGATCTTTGTTACTTGCTAAGTTCTTGGGTGCTGCTCCTTCTGTCCCTAGGGTTGCACTAAATCACCATCATGAATATGTTTAGCTGCCATCATTGGACAGTGGAGCAGCTGCCTTAGGATCTACATATAAATGACTCAATTGTAATGATTTTCTTTTACCTGCCTATTTAACTATAAACCTTGCACCCAAATATTCTTAGATGGCTTTCATCTGCAGCAATTCAATGTTGGGCAGCATAACCAAAGGAGTCAAAACCAAGACATAAAAATATAACTAAATATACAATAACTATGCAATGAATACAGGGTAAATCTCAAAGAATATAGATGATGTAATTATTAGTTACAGTATTTATAGTGAAGAATGTCTTGTCTTTAAGGAACATGAGGGTCCTTCTGATTTTGGGAACTGTTCTGCTTTGTACATTGGTCCTTGCTGACCATAAAGAAGGCCATCATGAAGGAAACGATGACCACCATGAAGGCCATCATGAAGGAAACGATGACCACCATGATCAGAAACATGACCATGATCACAAAGATGGCCATGACAAGAAAGGAGAAGACTATCACCATAACATGTCCTTGTCCTGCCACAAGATAGCTCATTACAATTCATTATTCTCCTTCGACCTGTTTCGGCAGGTAGCTCTAGATCATCCTTCTGAGAACATTGTCTTctcccctgtcagtatttcaatggCATTTTCTTTCCTGTCTATTGGCGCCAAGGCTCAGACCCGCTCACAGATCATTAATGGACTCCGCTTAAACGCATCTGAGATCTCAGAACAAGAAATTCATGAATGTTTCCACAATCTTCTGGATCTCCTGAATGATGTGAAGCGGGAGGTCCAGCTCGGGGTTGGGAATGCTCTCTTCGTTTCCAAGGAATATAAGATTCTCCACGCTTTCCTAGATCAGGCCAAAAAGCTCTATCACTCAGAGGCATTTTCTACTGATTTCAAAAACACAGAAGAAGCAAAGAATCAAATTAACACTTACGTGGAGAAGAACACCCATGGCAAGATCGCTGAGCTGCTGAACAGTGTAGACGAGAATGCCATTCTTTACCTCATCAACTACATTCATTTCAAAGGTAATCCATCACTTTATAACACATAGCCCACTTCTCAGGGTAATGCAAATCGTTCCCTCTTCCCCCCAAAGCAGTGCCGGCTTACATTTGGAGATGTTGCCCAAACACGAGATAAAAGTCAGAGATAAATTTTGCTAAGTTAATGCAATCGTCTAACTGGATATTAGTATCTTCCAAAACTGTGATAGCCAGGCTTGTTTGTGGCATATAGGTTTGTCTATGGACTTATCAATAGAAATATTGGCTGCCATTTTATTAAAACTGAACCCCTAATGAGCCAGTTTAGTGTCTCCTGTACCTGGTGAGATTGATCACACAAATGATCCCACTGATGACTGATAGGTCACATTGTGGACAAAAATGATCATATATGTATTGCTGGTTTAAGAAATATAAGATGGGcgaaagcaataaaaaaatgatCATTCTTGAAACAAAATATTGGTCAGAAGGTATTGGTCAGGGGTTCAGGAAGAGTTGGTGCATTAGTTGACTCTGTTTCTACCCCAGTCAGGCTGTTTAACCTGGTACTGATTCTCTCTTCACTTCTTCATAGCAAAATGGCAAAAACCATTTGACGAGGAATCGACAGAAGAAGAAGATTTTCACGTCAATGAGAACACAACGGTGAAGGTGCCTTTCATGTTCAGAATAGGATACTACGATGTGGCCATTCACGATGACGCCACTGTGGTCTCCTTACCCTATAAAGGAGATGCCAAAGCCTTAATCATCATGCCAAATGAGGGGAAGTTGTCTGAAATAGAGAAACATTTGTGCAAAGAAGAAATTAAAAAGTTGAAGAAATCAATGAGCAATGAGTAAgagattatctatctatctcatatctatctatccatctcatatctatctctctcatacctATCTATCTGTCTCAGGGTTGCCGATTTTTCTTTTTCCTGGACAACTTATCTcaaaatcacagacagccaacatttttatggacaaattggaaaaccataatgaactatcaagattataagtaatacagcTCTATAGCTCAATCTACTGATAAGAACTCCTTACCTCCACTTGCTCTGAGctgtaaaataataatgattacCACCAAAGTAATCTAAGGTTCAGCAGCAACCAATATAGTATGGGAGGCCGCAAAGgcatatatcagagggattttcacAAAATACACAGCAGGGTATAAAAAAGGGCTAAGGAAAAAAATACTGGACATGGAACAAGAGGCGGAAAGATATGAAAATAAGTATACTGGAAACCCCACAGATAAAAATTATAAGGAATGGAAACTATGTGAGGGATAATTATGTTTTTGCACATATACCGGGTAAAAAGTTAGTGGCCTTGGTGGGgacccagataaaaaaaaaaatatatattcactgTTTAGCAGATAAATTAGGCCACAAAACCACTGAACAAGCGGCTAAAATAGAACTGCTTAAAGAATACTTTCAAGATATGTATAGTAGTAAGATAAATAAGAACTTGATACAAATACAACACTTTCTGGAGGCTACTACTATCTCTACGCTAACAAAAGAGCAAAGTGAAAAATTTGAGGCCCCCCTAAATGCCTTGGAAGTGGATAAAATACTGTCTAGCATCACCAAAAATAAGGCCCCAGGAATAGACAGCATCCCGTTTGAAGTGAATgctcaatataaaaaaatactaatccCCAAATTATTGGAGATGTGGGAGGACTCGAGGAAGGTAGGGAAGTTGCCAGACTCATTGAGAGAAGCCCTAATTACATTGATTCTAAAACCTGGGAAAGACCCAACCCTTCCGGACTCGTACCGTCCCATCTCACTAATTAATACCGACAATAAAATTTTGGCCAGGATCTTGGCAGCTAGACTTAGAAGTGTGGTCTCGGAACTTGTTCATGAGGATCAGGTGGGATTTATGTCAGGCAAAACTACAACCGATAATGTTATGCGCTATTTTGTGAACACCCATCTTGAACCCACAAATTGCGGCGAACGGCTAATTGTTACCATTGACGCCTCAAaggcatttgacactgtagaaTGGCCCTTTCTGTTTATAACATTGAAGAAAATGGGCTTTGGAGATAGCTTTATATCATGGGTAAGGCTGTTGTATACTGAAATTTCAGCAAAGGTTATACTAAATGGGGAATATTCTGATAATATTGGTATTGGTAGGGGGGttagacaggggtgtcccctttCCCCCCTGCTTTTTGCTATAGCTATGGAGCCGTTGGCAGATATGATTAGGCAAGATAAAGACATCGTGGGTTTCAGGTTTGGTGCGCACgaggaaaaaattgctttgtaTGCGGATGATATTATGCTGTTTGTAGGGTCACATAGATCACTTACGAAGATTTTCCAGGTATTTGATCAGTACGGCAAGCATGCCGGTCTTAAGATAAATTGGCCTGCgtcccgattgatcctctgaacaaTTTTATACCAGGAGCATTGGAAATTAAGAAGAGCAATGAACCCGTTAAATATCTGGGTATTCAAATAACTCCAAATCCTAAGGAATATGTCCAGCTGAATGTGATCCCTAAAATACAAGAAATTAGGAAGAAAATAGACGTATGGAAAAGATTATATGTCTCGATGGCAGGTCTGATCTCCTTAGTGAAAATGTGCTTATTACCCTCCTTGAATTATATTCTGTGGAATGCACCGtcaataatccccaaaaaaatattcaaaataatTGCCAGTCTTCTAATGGATTTGATATGGCGAGGGAAAAAAACAAGGATAAAAGCACAAATATTGTATATCCATGAGAGGGAGGGGGGACTATCAGTCCCAGActtggaattatattttatttccgGTCATATAAAAAACATGATAACGTGGAGTAACACACAAAGATATAAGTCCATGATAGTAGGGATTAATGCAAGGTTGGAGAACAGTACTATCTTTCAGCACATGGAAGCAGGTGCGTTGGCACAACAGGGAAGTAGAAAGATACCGCTGTTTGAGCTGATGGAAAGGGTTTGGAAGGAAGCAAGGGCCTTCTGGACCCAGGCTGGACTACATGCTGACCCCATACTGTGGGATAAtacccacttaaaggggttatccaagttatatttattgatgacctatcctcaggataggtcatcaatatcagatcggctggggtccgacacccggctccccctccgatcagctgtttgaagagaaggcgtgcgcggtgtcagcgctgcctcctcttcactgtttaccttctagccgttgcatctgcagtggtgagcagatgtaattacacccaagccttcctattgaaatgaatgggacggaaaaaatatagattttctaGAATATGGCAGAAATGGTTGGTATAGGGACCTATACCAACGAATAAGGGGGGCGGGTGGGATATGTACGTCTTATTAAAttatattaaattaaatgtttgtatgttaaaaaacaatatatattaataaaaaataaaaaaagaagtaatCTAGCTAAGTACCACCAGCCAACCAGAAAATTACGAACACAGGAAAGAAGTCGCCTATTTTTAcgaactgtccagaaatttccggATGGGTGGCAACCCTGGTCTGtcggtctgtctatctatctatccatctaatatctatctatctatctatctatctatctatctatctatctatctatctatctatctatctatctaattatctatctatctatctatctatctatctatctatctatctatctatttcagcaGCTTGTATTTTTAATATGCTCTTTTACTACTGTATTACTGGCAGGAATTTGCAGCCATCATAACCTTCTATGTAGAGCTTTCCACAGTTTCTTTCTGTACGTTCGTCACTCTTGAACACGTATTTCTCATTATCACAACCCTATAGCTTCTATACCAGCAATGTGTAGGAAGGTGATGTCCATGTGTCCACCACCAGCAATACAAAATCTTCAGGATCAGGACACAGTTATACATAAAGGAGAATATGGAgatgtgcttcactattctgatcAGTCCCATGTGTTCCCCTGTGGCTCCCACCTCCCCATATAACACGGCCATTAAACCATGTGTATGTACTGGAAAAAAGAGGTTCTGTATGACTGATGCAGGGATACGTATAAGAGAGGAGGACGTGTTTACTACAATATACTACTGCATATTATTTTATGGGTCCATTGTCTGCATTTTATTTGCTCCTCTGTTTACAAAGGTTTGTGAAGTTACGTTTCCCCAAATTCTCCGTCTCCGGCACTGTCAACCTGaaagaaacattaaaaaaattgggCATAGAAGACGTTTTCTCAGACAGCGCTGATCTTTCTGGTATTACCGGAGCACCCAACGTGAAGATTTCTAAGGtgaattttatctatctatctatctatctatctatctatctatctatctatctatctatctcctatctatctatctatctatctattatctatctatctatctatctatctatctatctatctatctcctatctatctattatctatctatctatctattatctattatctatctatctatctatctatctatctatctatctcatatctattatctatctatctatctatctatctatctatctatctatctatctatctcctatctatctattatctatctatctatctatctcatatctatcatctatctatctatctatctatctatctatctatctatctatctatctatctatcatctatcaatctatctatctatctatctatccaactatctatctatctcctatctatctatctatctatctatctatctatctatctatctatctatctatctatctcatatctatctatctatctatctatctatctatccaactatctatctatctcaattATCTATTTATCGATCCATCCAACAAAGATTTTAATAAGATTTTCTTTTTAACCTCTATAGGGTGTCCATAAAGCTGTACTCAATGTTAATGAGCACGGGACAGAAGCGGCAGGTGCCACCGCACTGGAGGGAACCCCCATGATGCTTCCTCATTCTGTTAAAATCGATCGTCCTTTCCTTTTCTTATTGTATGACTACATAACTAAAAGCATTCTATTCATGGGAAGAATTGTCAACCCACAGAAATGATTCTCTCCTAAGATGTCCTTCAATAAAACATGATGGTTTATCAGTGTTGTTATATTTTACATCTCTGCGATATTTAGACACTGGACGATCATTTTCTTCCCCTCTCATGAGTTGGCCAACATGTGGGTCCCAGTTAGGCTCCTCTCTATTATATGACACACAGCCCATCATAATGGGTGCATATTGACTAGATGGCCCTTGCACAAATACCCTATTGTTATAATGGCAGCCCGTGCCAGCCACTACCGATTCTCTGAGCAGACCTCGCTGCTGCTTTACTCATCAGATCAGTTCCTGTGTTCCTTCAGCGGTTGACTTTAGACCCAGCCGGCACC
The sequence above is drawn from the Bufo bufo chromosome 11, aBufBuf1.1, whole genome shotgun sequence genome and encodes:
- the LOC120982610 gene encoding alpha-1-antitrypsin-like, which codes for MCIYIHKDRRTIPHIPETFTSCWNMRVLLILGTVLLCTLVLADHKEGHHEGNDDHHEGHHEGNDDHHDQKHDHDHKDGHDKKGEDYHHNMSLSCHKIAHYNSLFSFDLFRQVALDHPSENIVFSPVSISMAFSFLSIGAKAQTRSQIINGLRLNASEISEQEIHECFHNLLDLLNDVKREVQLGVGNALFVSKEYKILHAFLDQAKKLYHSEAFSTDFKNTEEAKNQINTYVEKNTHGKIAELLNSVDENAILYLINYIHFKAKWQKPFDEESTEEEDFHVNENTTVKVPFMFRIGYYDVAIHDDATVVSLPYKGDAKALIIMPNEGKLSEIEKHLCKEEIKKLKKSMSNEFVKLRFPKFSVSGTVNLKETLKKLGIEDVFSDSADLSGITGAPNVKISKGVHKAVLNVNEHGTEAAGATALEGTPMMLPHSVKIDRPFLFLLYDYITKSILFMGRIVNPQK